The Oceanibaculum indicum P24 genome has a window encoding:
- the clpA gene encoding ATP-dependent Clp protease ATP-binding subunit ClpA yields the protein MLSRNLEKTLHRALDFANERRHEYATLEHLLLALTEDQDSLAVLKACGVDLDKLRADLVGYIDTDLANLATQREEDAKPTAGFQRVVQRAVIHVQSSGRAEVTGANVLVALFSERESHAVYFLQEQEMSRFDAVNYISHGIAKVPKRNEPRPVQGADEEKEPQAEKPAGATGMGGARQKGNEALDTYCINLNKKAQSGKIDPLIGRAAEVERTIQILCRRTKNNPLYVGDPGVGKTAIAEGLARRIVQEEVPDVLKPAVIFQLDMGALLAGTRYRGDFEERLKAVVNEIEAHPNAILFIDEIHTVIGAGATSGGAMDASNLLKPALASGALRCIGSTTYKEYRSYFEKDRALVRRFQKIDVNEPSIEDAVKILMGLKPYYEEHHHVRYTAEAIKAAVDLSAKYISDRKLPDKAIDVIDEVGAAQMLVPPSRRRKTIGVKEVEAVVAKIARIPPKSVSTDDRTVLKNLERDLKNVVFGQDKAIEALASAIKLSRAGLREPEKPIGSYLFSGPTGVGKTEVARQLATILGVEMTRFDMSEYMERHTVSRLIGAPPGYVGFDQGGLLTDAIDQHPHQVLLLDEIEKAHPDLYNILLQIMDYGKLTDHNGKTVDFRNVILIMTTNAGAADMAKPAIGFERTARVGEDEEAINRMFTPEFRNRLDAIVPFGHLTPEIIDRVVDKFVIQMEVQLADRGVTIELTDPARKWLAQKGYDQAYGARPLARVIQTNIKQPLAEELLFGKLAKGGTVLVTVKDGKLVLTYPDAPSSGGGSSGRRKREPALAE from the coding sequence ATGCTGTCCCGCAATCTGGAAAAGACCTTGCATCGTGCACTCGATTTCGCCAACGAACGGCGGCACGAATATGCCACGCTGGAACATCTGCTGCTGGCGCTGACGGAGGATCAGGACTCGCTGGCCGTGCTGAAGGCCTGCGGTGTCGATCTCGACAAGCTGCGCGCCGACCTGGTGGGCTACATCGACACCGACCTCGCCAACCTCGCCACCCAGCGTGAGGAGGATGCGAAGCCGACCGCCGGCTTCCAGCGGGTCGTGCAGCGCGCCGTCATCCATGTGCAGTCCTCCGGCCGGGCCGAGGTGACCGGCGCCAATGTGCTGGTGGCGCTGTTCTCCGAGCGCGAGAGCCATGCCGTCTATTTCCTGCAGGAGCAGGAGATGAGCCGCTTCGACGCGGTGAACTACATCTCGCACGGCATCGCCAAGGTGCCGAAGCGCAACGAGCCGCGCCCGGTGCAGGGTGCCGATGAGGAGAAGGAGCCGCAGGCCGAGAAGCCGGCCGGTGCCACCGGCATGGGCGGTGCCCGGCAGAAGGGCAACGAGGCGCTGGATACCTACTGCATCAACCTGAACAAGAAGGCGCAGTCCGGCAAGATCGACCCGCTGATCGGCCGCGCGGCGGAGGTCGAGCGCACGATCCAGATCCTGTGCCGGCGCACCAAGAACAACCCGCTCTATGTCGGCGATCCCGGCGTCGGCAAGACCGCCATCGCCGAGGGGCTGGCGCGCCGCATCGTGCAGGAGGAGGTGCCGGACGTGCTGAAGCCGGCGGTCATCTTCCAGCTCGACATGGGCGCGTTGCTGGCCGGCACGCGTTATCGCGGCGATTTCGAGGAACGGCTGAAGGCGGTGGTGAACGAGATCGAGGCGCACCCCAACGCCATCCTGTTCATCGACGAGATCCACACGGTGATCGGCGCCGGCGCCACCTCCGGCGGGGCGATGGATGCCTCCAACCTGCTGAAGCCGGCGCTGGCCTCCGGCGCGCTCCGCTGCATCGGCTCGACCACCTACAAGGAATATCGCAGCTATTTCGAGAAGGATCGCGCGCTGGTGCGGCGCTTCCAGAAGATCGACGTGAACGAGCCGTCAATCGAGGATGCGGTGAAGATACTGATGGGGCTGAAGCCCTATTATGAGGAGCATCACCATGTCCGCTACACGGCGGAGGCGATCAAGGCGGCGGTCGATCTGTCGGCCAAGTACATCTCCGACCGCAAGCTGCCGGACAAGGCCATCGACGTGATCGACGAGGTGGGTGCGGCGCAGATGCTGGTGCCGCCCTCCAGGCGGCGCAAGACCATCGGCGTGAAGGAGGTCGAGGCCGTCGTCGCCAAGATCGCCCGCATCCCGCCGAAGAGTGTCTCCACCGACGACCGCACGGTGCTGAAGAACCTGGAGCGCGACCTGAAGAATGTCGTGTTCGGCCAGGACAAGGCCATCGAGGCGCTGGCGAGCGCCATCAAGCTGTCGCGCGCCGGCCTGCGCGAGCCGGAGAAGCCGATCGGCTCCTACCTGTTCTCCGGCCCGACCGGCGTCGGCAAGACCGAGGTGGCGCGCCAGCTGGCCACCATCCTGGGCGTCGAGATGACGCGCTTCGACATGTCGGAGTATATGGAGCGCCACACGGTCAGCCGGCTGATCGGCGCGCCTCCGGGCTATGTCGGCTTCGACCAGGGCGGCCTGCTGACCGACGCCATCGACCAGCATCCGCATCAGGTGCTGCTGCTGGACGAGATCGAGAAGGCGCATCCCGACCTCTACAACATCCTGCTGCAGATCATGGATTACGGGAAACTGACCGACCATAACGGCAAGACGGTCGATTTCCGCAATGTCATCCTGATCATGACCACCAATGCCGGGGCCGCCGACATGGCGAAGCCGGCCATCGGTTTCGAGCGTACGGCGCGGGTCGGCGAGGATGAGGAGGCGATCAACCGCATGTTCACGCCGGAGTTCCGCAACCGGCTGGACGCCATCGTGCCCTTCGGCCATCTGACGCCGGAGATCATCGACCGGGTGGTGGACAAGTTCGTCATCCAGATGGAGGTGCAGCTGGCCGACCGGGGCGTCACCATCGAGCTGACCGATCCGGCCCGCAAATGGCTGGCCCAGAAGGGCTACGACCAGGCCTATGGCGCCCGGCCGCTGGCCCGCGTCATCCAGACCAACATCAAGCAGCCGCTGGCCGAGGAATTGCTGTTCGGCAAGCTGGCCAAGGGCGGCACGGTGCTGGTGACGGTGAAGGACGGCAAACTGGTGCTGACTTACCCCGACGCACCGTCCTCGGGCGGGGGATC